The genomic stretch TTGAGTAACTGTGCCTAACTCAACTTGACCACTAAAATACAATGATCCTACAGTCAAGTAAGGTATGATAAAGATAGAATTTTGATACGCTATGGTTAAGAATTCTATATTCCGCTCCCAGCCGATAATCAGATTTAGATTCTGCATCAGTTGAATAAATCGCTGCTTCACTAAACTCAATTCTTGATTTTCTCCACGAGAGAAGGCGATAGATTCAGCATTGTCGCGGATGCGAACTAAACTGTACCGGAAATTGGCTTCGTATTCGAGTTTTTCTCCGTTAAGATCAACTAACCGTTTACTCAAAAAAATCACGCTCAGGTTGACGAACAGGGAATAGACTACCATAGCCGTCAACAGTAGTTTAGAAATCGTCCAAAGAACGATTCCGTAAGCAATTAGATTAACAACTTGATTAAGTATAGCAACCCAAAAATCCAAGATGGTTTGAGTAAAAGATTCAACTTCTTTGGAGATGCGCTGGTCTGGGTTATCGATATCAAGATTTGTCTTGAGTTCGTAATAGGCTCTATTGTATAGATACTGATCGAGAAAATATTTGGTTAACCATTGTTGCCAGTCGAGACAGAGTCTCTTTTTGATGTAGTTGGAAAAAACCATTAAGGGCACAATGGCCAATAGGGAACTACTGTAGAGTAAGAGCAGGGTCAGGTAGTTTGATGCCTGGTGTCTAGCCATGACCGTGATCAAGTCCCGATTTAAGTAGCTGCTTAAGACATTCACCCCAGTACTTGATAGCAGTAACAACACTATCACTATTGACATCAACCATGGTTGCCAATGATCTTGTAACTGTTGCCTGTAGTAGGCAAAACCAGCAATGGTAGCCAGCAAAAGTAAACCAATGAAATAGATAGCTGGCGACTTATTGATCATGGCAACAGAGTCCACTAAACCGGGAGCAACACTATTAATTATTTCTGGAAAATAGTGCTGTCCTCCTAAGCTAATGAGGCTGACAAGAGTAAAAGAAATTATTAATAGGAATACTATTAGTAACAGTAATAGCCCTAGAAAAGTTCCTGTTTGATCCGATAGTGGATACCAGTAAGGCTGGACAAGCCCTAACAATCTTTGCCCAAACTTACCGTCAAATCTGTGGTTTTCACTCATATCTCTATAAATTCCCAGTTGTCGGAGGGGTGCAAGTGTCAATAATCATTCTGCTTATTTATTAAGCACAGGTGGAACCGGTGTATAGCCTGTAGGGTTTCACCCCCAATTTTTGATGTTTATTTTGCTTATCTGCTTACCAAGTCACCATACACCTATAGCAATTCTAAATCATTTGTAAAATATGCAAAATTGTAAATCATTACTGGGCAAGGGTTATAACGATAGCTTTGGGCAATATATTTCACGAATCATATAAAATTGCTATAGGGATACTTTTCTATAAAAATGTAACTTTTGATACAGAAAAAATACACGATATAAAAACATTTCAAGACTTCAGAGAAAAGTAAAAAAATGTAAAAAAAATGTTACCTAGAAAAAAATTATGCATATACTGATAAATGTCTGCTCAACAAGCAGATGGTAAAAATTACGGCCCATTGGGGGCACAAAGGAGCAATATAATGTCAACGGCTACCCTAGAAAAGGTACTGCACCAGGCATCTATTGACGCTGAGTTCCGTAGCGAAGTTCAAAATAACCCAGAAGCTTTTGGACTCTCAGCTACCACTACCCTACCTGAATCTGTTGAGAAGCAGGATCACGCTTTCATCGAGTTGTTAAATGCTTCCTTAGGGGAGTTTGATATCGCTGCTAGTTGTGAATCCACCTGCAGCTCCGGTCCATTGACAATTGTTTGCGATGGAACAACCAAAAACTAGTGATGGAACGACCAAGTAGGTTGTGACCGTTTCTAATCCAATAGGCTAGGTACCTGTCTAGGAGCTGGCATGACATCGGATTTTTTAAGATTAGATGTGATGCCAGCCCCCTTTGTTAACTGTTTATTAGTATTGCTTGGTAACTCTTGGGGTTATGGTTGACGATTCTGTGCTGGAGGAACTGGCTTGCCGAGCTAGTAATTTGGCTGAGCGAACTCTCATTGTTGAACGACTGGCTAAAGGCCAGGGGAAAGCTAGGTGTACCAACCAGCTTGAACCGTTGGATAGCTGGAACATCAAAAAACTGGTTGGCAAGTTGGCTGTGCAGGTGCTTAGGGATTCCTATGAGCAAGAAGGAAAAGTCAGTCAATCGATTATTGAAGACCTACAGCAACTGCTGACAGAGTATAAATTATACGAACGAAACTGGGAC from Moorena sp. SIOASIH encodes the following:
- a CDS encoding ABC transporter ATP-binding protein/permease, coding for MTLAPLRQLGIYRDMSENHRFDGKFGQRLLGLVQPYWYPLSDQTGTFLGLLLLLIVFLLIISFTLVSLISLGGQHYFPEIINSVAPGLVDSVAMINKSPAIYFIGLLLLATIAGFAYYRQQLQDHWQPWLMSIVIVLLLLSSTGVNVLSSYLNRDLITVMARHQASNYLTLLLLYSSSLLAIVPLMVFSNYIKKRLCLDWQQWLTKYFLDQYLYNRAYYELKTNLDIDNPDQRISKEVESFTQTILDFWVAILNQVVNLIAYGIVLWTISKLLLTAMVVYSLFVNLSVIFLSKRLVDLNGEKLEYEANFRYSLVRIRDNAESIAFSRGENQELSLVKQRFIQLMQNLNLIIGWERNIEFLTIAYQNSIFIIPYLTVGSLYFSGQVELGTVTQASILCFQLSGALAVIVRRFDTLSALAAVVNRLASLAEVLEAPTAQQNAANIIKTVEDNCFALEGITLQTPNSEQTLVKDLSLSVKPGEGTLIMGASGCGKSSLLRAIAGLWNTGTGCIMRPAVEDILFLPQRPYMIPGSLREQLLYPNASRDSSLEELESVLHRVNLSELLAKVGSLEVQLDWSSVLSLGEQQRLAFARLLLNQPRYAFLDEATSALDQQNERHLYQELQQTETTFISVGHRESLLKYHQQVLELSSDSSWQVIPAQKVGIELGKLPNPQFS
- a CDS encoding cinnamycin family lantibiotic codes for the protein MSTATLEKVLHQASIDAEFRSEVQNNPEAFGLSATTTLPESVEKQDHAFIELLNASLGEFDIAASCESTCSSGPLTIVCDGTTKN